The Rhodococcus sp. X156 genome window below encodes:
- a CDS encoding glycoside hydrolase family 13 protein, whose amino-acid sequence MTEPTPAHSWWRDAVIYQVYPRSWADSDGDGLGDLPGITAHLPHLVELGVDALWLSPFYPSPQHDAGYDVADYYGVDPRFGTLADADALLTQAHALGLRVIVDVVPNHSSSEHPWFQQALASPPGSPQRARYLFRNGRGPDGAQPPNNWQSTFGGSAWERVTEADGTPGQWYLHLFDVTQPDFDWTNPEVATELERVLRFWLDRGVDGFRVDVAHGLVKAAGLPDAPSGRHELLGPTADQPMWDQPGVHEIYRSWRKLADSYGGAAGAGGDVPGGQPAGEDSARILVAEAWVSPSAALARYVRPDEMHQSFNFPYLMTPWLAEGQRSTITDALAAVAPYDAPQTWVLSNHDVVRHASRLGYPQHPGLARIAGIGPDDPQPDAQLGLRRARAATTVMLALPGSAYLYQGEELGLPEATRLPDEVRQDPTWFRSGDTNPGRDGCRVPMPWVADAPACGFSPTGRSWLPQPPEYAALAVDQQRGVVGSTLELYRTLLRTRKELALGRGTLTWVPTDHQHLLAFDVRTATGPVRVLANVGGPPVPLPAGAQVLVCSAAEPVTDVLPTDTTVWLRP is encoded by the coding sequence ATGACTGAGCCGACACCCGCGCACTCGTGGTGGCGCGACGCCGTGATCTACCAGGTGTACCCGCGCTCCTGGGCCGACTCCGACGGTGACGGGCTGGGGGACCTGCCCGGCATCACCGCCCACCTGCCGCACCTGGTCGAGCTGGGCGTCGACGCGCTCTGGCTCTCCCCGTTCTACCCCTCGCCGCAGCACGACGCCGGCTACGACGTGGCCGACTACTACGGCGTCGACCCGCGCTTCGGCACCCTGGCCGACGCCGACGCGCTGCTCACCCAGGCGCACGCGCTGGGGCTGCGGGTGATCGTCGACGTGGTGCCCAACCACTCCTCCAGCGAGCACCCGTGGTTCCAGCAGGCGCTGGCGTCGCCGCCGGGCAGCCCGCAGCGGGCGCGCTACCTCTTCCGGAACGGCAGGGGACCGGACGGTGCGCAGCCGCCGAACAACTGGCAGAGCACCTTCGGCGGCTCGGCGTGGGAGCGGGTGACCGAGGCCGACGGCACCCCGGGGCAGTGGTACCTGCACCTGTTCGACGTCACCCAGCCCGACTTCGACTGGACCAACCCGGAGGTGGCCACCGAGCTCGAGCGGGTGCTGCGGTTCTGGCTGGACCGCGGCGTGGACGGCTTCCGGGTGGACGTCGCGCACGGGCTGGTGAAGGCGGCCGGGCTGCCGGACGCACCGTCGGGCCGGCACGAGCTGCTGGGGCCGACCGCGGACCAGCCGATGTGGGACCAGCCCGGGGTGCACGAGATCTACCGCAGCTGGCGCAAGCTCGCCGACTCCTACGGCGGGGCTGCCGGGGCCGGCGGGGACGTGCCGGGCGGGCAGCCGGCGGGAGAAGACTCAGCCCGCATCCTGGTCGCCGAGGCGTGGGTGAGCCCCAGCGCCGCCCTGGCCCGCTACGTGCGACCCGACGAGATGCACCAGTCGTTCAACTTCCCATACCTGATGACGCCGTGGCTGGCCGAGGGGCAGCGCAGTACCATCACCGACGCGCTGGCTGCGGTGGCGCCCTACGACGCCCCGCAGACCTGGGTGCTGTCCAACCACGACGTGGTGCGGCACGCCTCCCGGCTGGGCTACCCGCAGCACCCGGGGCTGGCGCGCATCGCGGGCATCGGCCCCGACGACCCGCAGCCCGACGCGCAGCTGGGCCTGCGACGGGCCCGGGCGGCCACCACGGTGATGCTGGCGCTGCCCGGCTCGGCCTACCTGTACCAGGGCGAGGAGCTGGGCCTACCCGAGGCGACCCGGCTGCCCGACGAGGTGCGCCAGGACCCCACCTGGTTCCGCTCCGGCGACACCAACCCCGGCCGGGACGGGTGCCGCGTGCCCATGCCGTGGGTGGCCGACGCCCCGGCGTGCGGCTTCAGCCCGACGGGGCGGTCGTGGCTGCCGCAGCCGCCGGAGTACGCCGCCCTGGCCGTGGACCAGCAGAGGGGGGTGGTGGGCTCGACGCTGGAGCTCTACCGGACGCTGCTGCGCACCCGCAAGGAGCTGGCGCTGGGCCGGGGGACGCTGACCTGGGTGCCGACCGACCACCAGCACCTGCTGGCCTTCGACGTGCGCACCGCCACCGGGCCGGTGCGGGTGCTGGCCAACGTCGGTGGCCCCCCGGTGCCGCTGCCTGCCGGCGCACAGGTGCTGGTGTGCAGCGCCGCGGAGCCGGTGACTGACGTGCTGCCGACCGACACCACCGTGTGGTTGCGTCCCTGA
- a CDS encoding DUF4389 domain-containing protein: MTEQPAPYPVRVDAKLDPKLSRGLWIIKWLLLIPHYIVLFFLWVAFVVVSVIAFFAILFTGRYPRSLFDFNVGVLRWSWRVHYYGYAALGTDRYPPFSLEEKRDYPAHLHIPYPEQLSRGLVLVKWWPLAIPHYLVVGVFAGGGVSFGRGGDNDDWGDNAGAGMSLVTLLVLIAAIALLFTGRYLRTIYDFVLGMDRWVLRVAAYAALMTDHYPPFRLDQGGTEPAVALAKPPASHPDPQRSDPPDPSTA, translated from the coding sequence ATGACTGAACAGCCTGCGCCCTACCCCGTCCGCGTGGACGCGAAGCTGGATCCGAAGCTCTCCCGCGGCCTGTGGATCATCAAGTGGCTGCTGCTCATCCCGCACTACATCGTGCTGTTCTTCCTGTGGGTGGCCTTCGTGGTCGTCAGCGTGATCGCGTTCTTCGCCATCCTGTTCACCGGCCGCTACCCACGATCGCTGTTCGACTTCAACGTCGGGGTGCTGCGCTGGTCCTGGCGGGTGCACTACTACGGCTACGCCGCCCTGGGCACCGACCGCTACCCGCCGTTCAGCCTGGAGGAGAAGCGGGACTACCCCGCGCACCTGCACATCCCCTACCCCGAGCAGCTTTCCCGGGGCCTGGTGCTGGTCAAGTGGTGGCCGCTCGCCATCCCGCACTACCTCGTCGTCGGCGTGTTCGCCGGCGGCGGGGTGTCCTTCGGACGTGGTGGCGACAACGACGACTGGGGCGACAACGCGGGAGCGGGGATGAGCCTGGTGACCCTGCTGGTGCTGATCGCAGCAATCGCCCTGCTGTTCACCGGCCGGTACCTGCGCACGATCTACGACTTCGTGCTCGGGATGGACCGCTGGGTGCTGCGCGTGGCCGCCTACGCGGCGCTGATGACCGACCACTACCCACCCTTCCGGCTCGACCAGGGCGGAACCGAGCCCGCCGTGGCGCTCGCCAAGCCACCTGCGTCACACCCTGACCCCCAACGCAGCGATCCGCCGGACCCCAGCACGGCGTGA
- a CDS encoding vitamin B12-dependent ribonucleotide reductase, with protein sequence MTETVGAHTSGSSSRSAKGGKQNRKAGVRMERVYTTAGVHPYDEVTWAQRDVVMTNWRDGTVNFEQRGVEFPESWSLNAVNIVTSKYFRGAAGSDTRERSLRQLLNRVVDTYTKAGLEHGYFASDEDAEIFSHELTWMLLNQVFSFNSPVWFNVGTASPQQVSACFILAVDDTMDSILNWYKEEGMIFKGGSGAGLNLSRIRSSKELLSSGGTASGPVSFMRGADASAGTIKSGGATRRAAKMVVLDVDHPDIQEFVETKAKEENKIRVLRDAGYDMDLGGADITSVQYQNANNSVRVSDEFMRAVENSSEFGLRARDTGDVIETVDAKTLFRSIATAAWECADPGIQYDDTINDWHTCPESGRISASNPCSEYMHLDNSSCNLASLNLMKFLTDDGGFDAATFAKAVEIIITAMDISICFADFPTEPIGDTTRKFRQLGIGYANLGALLMATGHAYDSEGGRALAASITSLMTGAAYKRSAEMAGVVGPYEGYARNAEAHQRVMRKHAAANDQVRTLHRTDAAVHKAATAVWQEGLKIGAANGWRNAQASVLAPTGTIGFMMDCDTTGIEPDFSLVKFKKLVGGGSMQIVNQTVPRALTSLGYQPEQVEAIVEHIAAKGHVIDAPGLRPEHYEVFDCAMGARAIAPMGHVRMMAAAQPFLSGAISKTVNMPETATVEEVEGIYFDSWKLGIKALAIYRDNCKVGQPLSAGSSGSASSNKTVVTEIVEAAPTRKRLPKKRNGQTVSFAVGGAEGYVTAGNYPDGHVGEIFVKMSKQGSTLSGVMDAFSMAISIALQYGVPLETYVSKFVNMRFEPSGMTDDPDVRIATSVVDYLFRRLALDHLPAEKRAELGIYSAEERSAKVAATDYGTGAPAEVDVEGLRSGVGTEPTVDPDEVAVASPAPGGVGSSAELLELVMGMATDAPLCFTCGTKMRPAGSCYVCEGCGSTSGCS encoded by the coding sequence ATGACGGAGACCGTCGGAGCCCACACATCCGGTTCGAGCAGCCGCTCGGCCAAGGGCGGCAAGCAGAACCGCAAGGCCGGCGTTCGGATGGAGCGGGTCTACACCACTGCGGGCGTGCACCCCTACGACGAGGTCACCTGGGCCCAGCGCGACGTGGTCATGACCAACTGGCGCGACGGCACGGTGAACTTCGAGCAGCGCGGGGTGGAGTTCCCCGAGAGCTGGTCGCTCAACGCCGTCAACATCGTCACCAGCAAGTACTTCCGCGGGGCGGCCGGCTCGGACACCCGCGAGCGCAGCCTGCGCCAGCTGCTCAACCGCGTGGTGGACACCTACACCAAGGCCGGCCTGGAGCACGGCTACTTCGCCTCCGACGAGGACGCGGAGATCTTCTCCCACGAGCTCACCTGGATGCTGCTCAACCAGGTCTTCAGCTTCAACTCCCCGGTGTGGTTCAACGTCGGCACCGCCTCGCCGCAGCAGGTCAGCGCCTGCTTCATCCTCGCGGTGGACGACACCATGGACTCGATCCTGAACTGGTACAAGGAAGAGGGGATGATCTTCAAGGGCGGCTCCGGCGCCGGCCTGAACCTCTCCCGCATCCGCTCCTCCAAGGAGCTGCTGTCCTCCGGCGGCACCGCCTCCGGCCCGGTCAGCTTCATGCGTGGTGCCGACGCCTCCGCCGGCACCATCAAGTCCGGTGGCGCCACCCGCCGCGCGGCCAAGATGGTCGTCCTCGACGTCGACCACCCCGACATCCAGGAGTTCGTCGAGACCAAGGCCAAGGAGGAGAACAAGATCCGCGTTCTCCGCGACGCCGGTTACGACATGGACCTCGGTGGCGCCGACATCACCAGCGTGCAGTACCAGAACGCCAACAACTCGGTGCGCGTCAGCGACGAGTTCATGCGCGCGGTGGAGAACAGCAGCGAGTTCGGTCTGCGCGCCCGCGACACCGGCGACGTCATCGAGACGGTGGACGCCAAGACGCTGTTCCGCTCCATCGCCACCGCCGCGTGGGAGTGCGCCGACCCGGGCATCCAGTACGACGACACCATCAACGACTGGCACACCTGCCCCGAGTCGGGCCGCATCAGCGCCTCCAACCCCTGCAGCGAGTACATGCACCTGGACAACTCCAGCTGCAACCTGGCGTCGCTGAACCTGATGAAGTTCCTGACCGACGACGGCGGCTTCGACGCGGCCACCTTCGCCAAGGCCGTCGAGATCATCATCACCGCGATGGACATCTCCATCTGCTTCGCCGACTTCCCCACCGAGCCCATCGGGGACACCACCCGCAAGTTCCGTCAGCTGGGCATCGGCTACGCCAACCTGGGCGCGCTGCTCATGGCCACCGGCCACGCCTACGACTCCGAGGGTGGCCGGGCGCTCGCCGCGTCCATCACCTCGCTGATGACCGGTGCCGCCTACAAGCGCTCCGCCGAAATGGCCGGCGTGGTCGGCCCGTACGAGGGCTACGCCCGCAACGCCGAGGCGCACCAGCGCGTCATGCGCAAGCACGCCGCGGCCAACGACCAGGTGCGCACCCTGCACCGCACCGACGCTGCCGTGCACAAGGCGGCCACCGCGGTGTGGCAGGAGGGCCTCAAGATCGGTGCCGCCAACGGCTGGCGCAACGCCCAGGCCAGCGTCCTGGCGCCCACCGGCACCATCGGCTTCATGATGGACTGCGACACCACCGGCATCGAGCCGGACTTCTCGCTGGTCAAGTTCAAGAAGCTGGTCGGCGGCGGCTCCATGCAGATCGTCAACCAGACGGTGCCGCGCGCGCTGACCTCGCTGGGCTACCAGCCCGAGCAGGTCGAGGCCATCGTCGAGCACATCGCGGCCAAGGGCCACGTCATCGACGCTCCCGGCCTGCGCCCGGAGCACTACGAGGTGTTCGACTGCGCCATGGGTGCCCGGGCCATCGCCCCGATGGGCCACGTCCGGATGATGGCAGCGGCCCAGCCGTTCCTGTCCGGTGCCATCTCCAAGACGGTGAACATGCCGGAGACGGCCACCGTCGAGGAGGTCGAGGGCATCTACTTCGACAGCTGGAAGCTGGGCATCAAGGCGCTGGCCATCTACCGCGACAACTGCAAGGTGGGCCAGCCGCTGTCCGCCGGCAGCTCGGGCTCGGCCAGCTCCAACAAGACCGTGGTCACCGAGATCGTGGAGGCCGCGCCCACCCGCAAGCGCCTGCCCAAGAAGCGCAACGGCCAGACGGTGTCCTTCGCCGTCGGTGGCGCCGAGGGCTACGTGACGGCGGGCAACTACCCCGACGGCCACGTGGGCGAGATCTTCGTCAAGATGAGCAAGCAGGGCTCCACCCTCTCCGGGGTGATGGACGCCTTCTCCATGGCCATCTCCATCGCGCTGCAGTACGGCGTGCCGCTGGAGACCTACGTGTCCAAGTTCGTGAACATGCGCTTCGAGCCGTCGGGCATGACCGACGACCCGGACGTGCGCATCGCGACCTCGGTGGTGGACTACCTGTTCCGTCGCCTGGCGCTGGACCACCTGCCGGCGGAGAAGCGCGCCGAGCTGGGCATCTACTCCGCGGAGGAGCGCTCGGCCAAGGTGGCGGCCACCGACTACGGCACCGGTGCCCCGGCCGAGGTGGACGTGGAGGGTCTGCGCTCCGGCGTGGGCACCGAGCCCACCGTCGACCCGGACGAGGTGGCCGTGGCCTCGCCCGCCCCGGGTGGTGTCGGCAGCTCGGCTGAGCTGCTGGAGCTGGTGATGGGCATGGCCACCGACGCGCCGCTGTGCTTCACCTGCGGCACCAAGATGCGCCCGGCCGGCTCCTGCTACGTCTGCGAGGGCTGCGGCTCCACCAGCGGCTGCAGCTGA
- a CDS encoding GNAT family N-acetyltransferase, which translates to MIRRARAEELGLLREVERAAGRRFAELGMHRVADDEPLPVPALAAYQRQGRAWVWADGAGDGDDRPVAYLLASVVDGQAHVDQVSVHPDHARRGLGAALLQHLEGWARAHGCAALTLTTFTDVPWNGPYYQRLGFRYLSSAQESPGLRRVRTAEAAEGLDHWPRACMRREIGARGGQP; encoded by the coding sequence GTGATCCGCCGGGCCCGCGCCGAGGAGCTGGGGTTGCTGCGCGAGGTGGAGCGCGCGGCCGGCCGCCGCTTCGCCGAGCTGGGGATGCACCGCGTCGCCGACGACGAGCCGCTCCCGGTGCCGGCGCTGGCGGCCTACCAGCGGCAGGGCCGAGCCTGGGTGTGGGCCGATGGCGCAGGCGACGGCGACGACCGACCGGTGGCGTACCTGCTCGCCTCGGTGGTGGACGGGCAGGCGCACGTGGACCAGGTCTCGGTGCACCCGGACCACGCCCGCCGCGGCCTCGGGGCGGCGTTGCTGCAGCACCTGGAGGGCTGGGCGCGAGCGCACGGGTGCGCCGCCCTCACGCTGACCACCTTCACCGACGTGCCCTGGAACGGCCCGTACTACCAGCGCCTGGGCTTTCGCTACCTCAGCAGCGCGCAGGAGTCACCGGGGCTGCGGCGCGTCCGCACCGCCGAGGCCGCCGAGGGCCTGGACCACTGGCCGCGCGCGTGCATGCGGCGGGAGATCGGAGCACGCGGCGGGCAACCTTGA
- a CDS encoding serine hydrolase domain-containing protein encodes MIDPGALDEAVERIAARHGKQHVGLVVGAVTSAGARSVVPKGGIRAPNGPAPRADSLFEIGSVTKVFTALLLAEAVTRGELSLDTPVGDLLPEVAVPTRDGVAITVEHLATHTAGLPNNPMPLRAAIWAAWKARAGDPWKEIDRAALLTALGETELRHTPGTGRIAYSNLGAGVLGHALVAAAARHDFGELVQSRICEPLGMVDTVLLPNREQAQREADGHRRRRRTTGHWEVAGLPGAGALRSTATDMLTFLHAQLRPDATPLGPAIALTHPERRPGKRLGIGLGWLRVPISGDHIMLWHNGGTGGFRAVAGFVPAAGVGVVVLANDLRSVDRVGLELLTALST; translated from the coding sequence GTGATCGACCCTGGCGCTCTCGACGAGGCCGTCGAGCGCATCGCTGCCCGGCACGGCAAGCAGCACGTCGGGCTGGTGGTGGGGGCGGTGACGTCCGCCGGCGCGCGGTCCGTCGTGCCTAAGGGGGGCATCCGCGCGCCTAACGGCCCCGCGCCCCGCGCCGACAGCCTGTTCGAGATCGGCTCGGTCACCAAGGTGTTCACCGCGTTGCTGCTCGCCGAGGCCGTGACGCGCGGCGAGCTGTCCCTCGACACTCCGGTCGGCGACCTGCTGCCAGAAGTCGCCGTCCCGACCCGCGACGGCGTCGCGATCACCGTCGAGCACCTGGCGACGCACACCGCGGGGCTGCCCAACAACCCGATGCCGCTTCGGGCCGCGATCTGGGCTGCGTGGAAGGCTCGTGCCGGCGACCCGTGGAAGGAGATCGACCGCGCCGCGCTGCTGACCGCGCTGGGCGAGACCGAGTTGCGCCACACGCCCGGCACCGGCCGAATCGCCTACTCGAACCTCGGTGCGGGCGTGCTGGGCCACGCGCTGGTCGCCGCCGCTGCGCGCCATGACTTCGGTGAGTTGGTGCAGTCACGGATCTGCGAGCCGCTCGGAATGGTCGACACCGTGCTCCTCCCCAACCGGGAGCAGGCGCAGCGGGAGGCCGACGGCCACCGCCGGCGCCGGCGTACCACCGGCCACTGGGAGGTCGCCGGCCTGCCCGGCGCGGGTGCGCTGCGCTCCACAGCCACCGACATGCTCACCTTCCTGCACGCCCAGCTCCGCCCGGACGCCACCCCGCTGGGACCGGCGATCGCACTCACCCACCCGGAGCGCCGGCCCGGCAAGAGACTCGGCATCGGGCTCGGCTGGCTGCGAGTGCCGATCAGCGGCGACCACATCATGCTCTGGCACAACGGCGGCACCGGCGGCTTCCGAGCGGTCGCTGGGTTCGTGCCGGCCGCCGGGGTGGGTGTGGTCGTGTTGGCGAACGACCTGCGCAGCGTCGACCGCGTCGGCCTCGAGCTGCTCACTGCACTCAGCACATAG
- a CDS encoding DUF2630 family protein has product MDDAEILQKIQQLVSDEHALRTAEEQGEISPEEESRRVQAREQALDQCWDLLRQRRARRDAGEDPDTAAPRPTEDVEGYLQ; this is encoded by the coding sequence ATGGACGACGCCGAGATCCTGCAGAAGATCCAGCAGCTGGTCAGCGACGAGCACGCCCTGCGCACTGCCGAGGAGCAGGGCGAGATCTCCCCGGAGGAGGAGAGCCGGCGCGTGCAGGCTCGGGAGCAGGCGCTGGACCAGTGCTGGGACCTGCTGCGCCAGCGCCGGGCCCGGCGCGACGCCGGCGAGGACCCGGACACCGCCGCACCCCGTCCCACCGAGGACGTGGAGGGCTACCTGCAGTGA
- the nrdR gene encoding transcriptional regulator NrdR has product MHCPFCRHSDSRVVDSREVEDGQAIRRRRACPECGRRFTTVENAVLSVVKRSGVTEPFSRDKVMVGVRRACQGRPVNDDALSLLAQQVEDQVRAGGSAEIPSHEVGLAILGPLRELDEVAYLRFASVYRSFTSADDFEKEIRALRQHAPHADGVSE; this is encoded by the coding sequence GTGCACTGTCCGTTCTGTCGTCACTCCGACTCTCGCGTGGTCGACTCGCGCGAGGTCGAGGACGGCCAGGCCATCCGCCGCCGTCGCGCGTGCCCGGAGTGCGGGCGGCGCTTCACCACGGTGGAGAACGCGGTGCTGTCGGTGGTCAAGCGCAGCGGCGTCACCGAGCCCTTCAGCCGCGACAAGGTGATGGTGGGCGTGCGTCGCGCCTGCCAGGGCCGACCCGTCAACGACGACGCGCTCAGCCTGCTGGCCCAGCAGGTGGAGGACCAGGTGCGGGCCGGGGGATCGGCCGAGATCCCCAGCCACGAGGTCGGCCTGGCCATCCTCGGTCCGCTGCGTGAGCTCGACGAGGTCGCCTACCTGCGGTTCGCCTCCGTCTACCGCTCCTTCACCTCCGCCGACGACTTCGAGAAGGAGATCCGCGCGCTGCGTCAGCACGCGCCGCACGCGGACGGCGTCTCCGAGTAG
- a CDS encoding 2'-5' RNA ligase family protein: MAAALELRLDARASRRIVALWEALEAEGVHNVRSSLQQHRPHVSLAVAGRLDPAAVAATLAGVAVAPPLRLSFTFVGLFLGRVLWLGPAPHRELLEHQAHVHHRLTAAGIDVWDEYRPDSWVPHCTVSMRVSTALVGAAVRRCLETLPIEATVVGAAVTDHVRGIDHPLPAGAP, translated from the coding sequence GTGGCCGCCGCGCTGGAGCTCCGTCTCGACGCCCGGGCCAGCAGGCGCATCGTGGCGCTGTGGGAGGCGCTGGAGGCGGAGGGCGTGCACAACGTGCGCTCGTCGCTGCAGCAGCACCGGCCGCACGTGTCGCTGGCGGTGGCGGGCCGGCTCGACCCGGCGGCAGTGGCCGCCACCCTCGCCGGGGTGGCGGTGGCTCCGCCTCTGCGTCTCTCCTTCACCTTCGTCGGTCTGTTCCTCGGCCGGGTGCTGTGGCTGGGCCCGGCTCCGCACCGCGAGCTGCTCGAGCACCAGGCGCACGTGCACCACCGGCTGACCGCAGCCGGGATCGACGTCTGGGACGAGTACCGCCCGGACAGCTGGGTGCCCCACTGCACGGTGTCGATGCGGGTGTCCACCGCCCTGGTGGGTGCTGCGGTGCGGCGCTGTCTGGAGACGCTGCCCATCGAGGCGACGGTGGTGGGTGCGGCGGTCACCGACCACGTCCGGGGGATCGACCACCCGCTCCCGGCGGGTGCCCCCTGA
- a CDS encoding DUF2255 family protein, producing the protein MVRDGDDLYVRSVYGPGSAWYRGTRARHEGRVQAGGMAQDVTFVDANADVDATLNNSIDADYRRKYAHYAANILDSITSDEARSTTLRLVPR; encoded by the coding sequence GTGGTCCGCGACGGCGACGACCTCTACGTGCGGTCGGTGTACGGGCCGGGCTCGGCGTGGTACCGCGGCACCCGCGCCCGCCACGAGGGCCGGGTGCAGGCGGGCGGGATGGCCCAGGACGTCACCTTCGTGGACGCCAACGCCGACGTCGACGCCACGCTGAACAACAGCATCGACGCCGACTACCGCCGCAAGTACGCCCACTACGCGGCGAACATCCTCGACTCGATCACCAGCGACGAGGCCCGCTCCACCACGCTGCGCCTGGTCCCGCGCTAG
- a CDS encoding DUF389 domain-containing protein, translating to MLHLRLRVPADLVDEVLADLEQDDTVTNVAVVPGGFRKPAGTLVLADVARESATAVIGRLRTLKVQHRGSISIEQLDTVLSDDATRAEVAAPGAPDDAVVWESVEQRLRDSSRLSWVFIAFMTIAAALAGVGRITDQPILIVGAMVVGPEFAPIAALCFGFARPRLSMVPLAVRALVVGFAIATMIATIFWWVLFQLGGFTREQATSGPLTDFIVSPDGWSFVVGILAGVAGMLSLTTAKSEVLVGVFISVTTIPALGTVAVCLACGAWGDVVSAAAQLGLNLVAIVLAGTCTLLLQRLIWQRITPTRLHIGR from the coding sequence GTGCTGCACCTGCGACTGCGTGTTCCCGCCGACCTGGTCGACGAGGTGCTGGCCGACCTGGAGCAGGACGACACGGTCACCAACGTGGCGGTGGTTCCCGGCGGCTTCCGCAAGCCCGCGGGGACGCTGGTGCTGGCCGACGTCGCCAGGGAGAGCGCCACCGCGGTGATCGGGCGCCTGCGCACGCTGAAGGTGCAGCACCGGGGCTCGATCAGCATCGAGCAGCTGGACACCGTGCTCTCGGACGACGCGACCAGGGCGGAGGTTGCCGCCCCCGGCGCACCTGATGACGCGGTGGTGTGGGAGTCGGTGGAGCAGCGGCTGCGGGACAGCTCCCGGTTGTCGTGGGTGTTCATCGCCTTCATGACCATCGCCGCCGCCCTCGCCGGCGTCGGCCGCATCACTGACCAGCCGATCCTGATCGTGGGCGCGATGGTGGTGGGCCCGGAGTTCGCGCCCATCGCTGCGCTGTGCTTCGGCTTCGCCCGGCCCCGGCTCAGCATGGTGCCCCTGGCCGTGCGCGCGCTGGTGGTGGGTTTCGCCATCGCCACCATGATCGCCACCATCTTCTGGTGGGTGCTGTTCCAGCTGGGCGGCTTCACCCGCGAGCAGGCCACCAGCGGCCCGCTCACCGACTTCATCGTCAGCCCGGACGGGTGGTCGTTCGTGGTGGGGATCCTGGCTGGGGTGGCCGGCATGCTCTCCCTGACCACCGCCAAATCAGAGGTGCTGGTGGGTGTGTTCATCTCGGTGACGACCATCCCGGCGCTGGGCACCGTGGCCGTGTGCCTGGCCTGCGGCGCCTGGGGCGACGTGGTCTCCGCCGCCGCTCAGCTGGGCCTGAACCTGGTGGCGATCGTCCTGGCCGGTACCTGCACCCTGCTGCTGCAACGGCTCATCTGGCAGCGCATCACCCCCACTCGGTTGCACATCGGTCGATGA
- a CDS encoding DJ-1/PfpI family protein — protein MTTALLVVSAADHWTLRDGTGHPTGYWAGELVEPYRIFTAAGWTVDIATPGGRPPVADPKSLGLAGGLPSTARKHRRYLAALGATLERPLDLADVDPEAYDVIFYVGGHGPMEDLATDATSGELLRRRLASGKPLALVCHGPAATLAATQPDGVWPFAGYRMTGLSNREETLNGLAAKAPWLLQDRLTEAGAHYLQGATPLWPFLVIDRNLYTGQNPASAHVLAERLVADVDGTAVLALRVSRVIPASPQQLHAVLSDITRMGELSPETTGARWLTKGERFIAGNRIGPLYRWATLCRVIENQPGSSFAFHVAWPSRTTWRYQLRAVDGGTEVTETMTKVPRQALPVRVIQRLAGVTDRREHLQAGMARTLERLEAVATR, from the coding sequence ATGACAACCGCCCTGCTCGTGGTCTCCGCCGCCGACCACTGGACGCTGCGCGACGGCACCGGGCACCCCACGGGGTACTGGGCCGGTGAGCTGGTCGAGCCGTACCGCATCTTCACCGCGGCAGGCTGGACCGTCGACATCGCGACCCCAGGCGGCAGGCCGCCGGTGGCTGACCCCAAGAGCCTCGGGCTCGCGGGCGGGCTGCCCTCCACCGCCCGCAAGCACCGGCGCTACCTCGCCGCACTGGGCGCAACGCTCGAGCGCCCGCTGGACCTGGCTGACGTCGACCCCGAGGCCTACGACGTCATCTTCTACGTTGGCGGGCACGGGCCGATGGAGGACCTCGCCACCGACGCCACGTCCGGTGAGCTGCTGCGCCGCCGCCTCGCCTCCGGCAAGCCGCTGGCCCTGGTCTGCCACGGCCCCGCCGCCACCCTGGCCGCCACCCAACCCGACGGGGTGTGGCCCTTCGCCGGCTACCGGATGACGGGCCTGTCCAACCGCGAGGAGACGCTCAACGGCCTCGCCGCCAAGGCGCCGTGGCTGTTGCAGGACCGCCTCACCGAGGCTGGCGCGCACTACCTGCAGGGCGCCACGCCGCTGTGGCCGTTCCTCGTCATCGACCGCAACCTGTACACCGGGCAGAACCCGGCGTCGGCCCACGTGCTGGCCGAACGCCTGGTGGCCGACGTCGACGGCACCGCCGTGCTGGCCCTCCGCGTCAGCCGGGTGATCCCCGCCAGCCCACAGCAGCTGCACGCCGTGCTCAGCGACATCACCCGCATGGGGGAGCTGAGCCCGGAGACCACCGGCGCCCGCTGGCTCACGAAGGGCGAACGCTTCATCGCCGGCAATCGCATCGGCCCGCTGTACCGCTGGGCCACGCTGTGCCGGGTGATCGAGAACCAGCCCGGCAGCTCCTTCGCCTTCCACGTGGCGTGGCCGTCGCGCACCACCTGGCGCTACCAGCTGCGCGCGGTCGACGGTGGCACCGAAGTCACCGAGACGATGACCAAGGTGCCGCGCCAGGCTCTGCCAGTGCGGGTGATCCAGCGTCTGGCCGGCGTCACCGACCGCCGCGAGCACCTGCAGGCCGGGATGGCACGGACGCTGGAGCGCCTCGAAGCGGTCGCCACCCGCTGA